In Novipirellula artificiosorum, the following proteins share a genomic window:
- a CDS encoding glycosyltransferase — translation MTIADAICWTVVLIVAIQTCFALTFAAILFRNKPTLDTDYTPLAAIVLCLRGADPFLRQCITRLLDQDYPDYELHVVVDSHQDPSQQILREFESNPRLSVSVLEHPAETCSLKCSSLVQAIGELDPSFEIIALCDADCVPHRTWLAELVVPLACSEVGATTGNRWYDPPDAAGASLLRYLWNVPASVNMILLKIAWGGSLAIRRRVLLETGLLEKWSYALCEDTMLYRVLRRHGYRQVFVPSVMMVNRESCTLGDLMKWIPRQLLTAKLYHPSWPATVGYGILSFIVPLLAAGLAFVGWMRSDMASIRMALLVFAGFELSNVLLVALCQWSVCRQLSNEEAKPRWFGFRREAKEFLPYDGLPSPLKVTTDTDFRQTNGKLAAAVRVTSLLMLPIWIVFAQLLAPLSFLRCFLITNITWRGIDYRIRGRKIKRGKYVAFGEPMKQTNSL, via the coding sequence GTGACAATCGCGGATGCAATCTGTTGGACCGTTGTTCTGATCGTAGCGATCCAAACTTGCTTTGCACTGACCTTTGCCGCGATCCTGTTTCGCAACAAGCCCACGCTTGACACCGACTACACTCCCCTGGCCGCGATCGTCCTTTGCCTACGCGGTGCCGATCCGTTTTTGCGGCAGTGTATCACTCGGCTTTTAGATCAGGATTATCCCGATTACGAGTTACATGTTGTCGTCGACAGCCACCAAGATCCATCGCAGCAGATCCTGCGAGAGTTCGAGTCCAATCCGCGTTTGAGCGTGAGTGTTCTGGAGCATCCTGCTGAGACCTGCAGTCTCAAGTGCAGTAGCCTTGTTCAGGCGATTGGTGAGCTGGATCCATCGTTTGAGATCATTGCATTGTGCGATGCTGACTGCGTCCCGCATCGGACTTGGCTAGCAGAATTGGTCGTTCCGCTCGCATGCTCCGAAGTGGGAGCGACCACAGGCAATCGTTGGTACGATCCTCCGGATGCTGCCGGAGCCTCTTTGTTGCGTTATCTTTGGAACGTGCCTGCATCGGTCAACATGATTTTGTTGAAAATTGCGTGGGGTGGAAGCTTGGCCATCCGGCGTCGTGTCCTGCTCGAGACGGGGTTGCTGGAAAAGTGGTCTTACGCCCTGTGCGAGGACACGATGCTCTATCGCGTTTTGCGCAGGCACGGCTATCGCCAGGTTTTTGTACCGAGCGTCATGATGGTCAACCGAGAATCCTGTACCCTTGGCGATTTGATGAAGTGGATACCTCGACAACTGCTGACGGCAAAGCTCTATCACCCCAGTTGGCCCGCAACCGTAGGCTATGGAATCCTGTCTTTCATCGTACCGCTGCTCGCCGCTGGTTTGGCCTTCGTCGGTTGGATGCGATCCGACATGGCATCCATCCGTATGGCACTGCTCGTGTTCGCGGGATTCGAACTCTCGAATGTGCTGCTCGTTGCACTATGCCAATGGAGTGTCTGTCGACAACTCTCGAATGAGGAGGCAAAGCCCAGGTGGTTTGGTTTCAGGCGAGAGGCAAAAGAGTTCTTACCGTACGACGGACTTCCAAGTCCGTTGAAAGTCACGACGGACACGGATTTCCGTCAAACAAATGGTAAATTGGCTGCTGCTGTTCGCGTCACGTCGTTGCTGATGCTACCGATCTGGATCGTGTTCGCACAACTCCTCGCGCCACTTAGCTTCCTGAGGTGTTTCTTGATCACGAATATCACATGGCGAGGGATCGATTACCGAATTCGAGGTCGCAAAATCAAACGTGGCAAATACGTCGCATTTGGCGAACCGATGAAGCAGACGAATTCACTTTAA
- a CDS encoding condensation domain-containing protein, translated as MMALQATLQHHPLLRATLRSGWRERWSFSGDMLPALRWREGETGGLLPQAEEIDLRREAGLKVYVVQDRSTVDVTFQFHHACCDGAGIDRFTDDLMVHYAGLREFGKSYKFVPTVDPNRLAVRGAYGLSFFRTLKRLPGQLVGLMGAAQFWGRQPIPLLAHQARDRCTKSTKAYPALTSFLLDPSQTLALRKAANHRNVTVHELLVCEFFCALWDWQKLYGQYSERHWTRMMIPINLRDASYRSLPALNYVSSIFLDRRGDQGGDRDQLLKGIRAEMEVIKRFQLRYTFLFVLNILNGMPWALKRSVQQDTCKTSVIFSSAGKTTRRCPLPRRDGFLHVADLVLRDIDGLAPLRPYNCVTMFTLEYANRLKLNLHYDAEFVSEKQSDVLMDLFVAGLNQVADTAGTQL; from the coding sequence ATGATGGCGTTGCAGGCAACGCTGCAGCACCATCCGCTGTTAAGGGCAACCCTTCGATCTGGATGGCGTGAGCGTTGGTCGTTTTCGGGAGACATGCTGCCCGCCTTGCGATGGCGCGAGGGGGAAACGGGAGGTTTGTTACCACAAGCCGAAGAGATCGACCTCCGCCGAGAGGCTGGTCTAAAAGTCTATGTCGTGCAGGATCGATCGACCGTTGATGTGACCTTTCAGTTCCACCACGCCTGCTGTGATGGCGCTGGAATCGACCGATTCACCGATGATTTGATGGTTCACTATGCTGGTCTGCGTGAATTCGGTAAATCGTACAAATTTGTTCCGACGGTTGATCCGAACCGTCTAGCCGTACGGGGTGCCTACGGTCTTTCCTTTTTCAGAACGCTCAAGCGATTACCCGGTCAACTTGTTGGGTTGATGGGGGCGGCCCAATTTTGGGGACGTCAGCCCATCCCATTGCTCGCACATCAAGCGCGTGACCGCTGTACAAAATCAACGAAGGCATACCCTGCGTTAACGAGTTTTCTTCTTGATCCATCGCAAACCCTCGCTCTGCGAAAAGCAGCAAATCATCGAAACGTGACGGTTCATGAGTTACTGGTTTGCGAGTTCTTTTGCGCACTGTGGGACTGGCAAAAATTATATGGACAATACAGCGAACGGCATTGGACGCGGATGATGATTCCTATTAATCTGCGTGACGCATCCTATCGCTCCTTACCGGCGCTCAACTACGTTAGCTCCATTTTTCTCGATCGACGTGGAGACCAGGGTGGCGATCGTGATCAGCTGTTGAAGGGAATTCGGGCTGAGATGGAAGTCATCAAGCGGTTTCAATTGCGGTACACCTTCCTGTTTGTCTTGAATATCTTGAACGGGATGCCTTGGGCTTTAAAACGCTCGGTACAACAAGATACGTGCAAGACATCCGTGATTTTTTCCAGCGCAGGAAAGACAACACGTCGCTGCCCTTTGCCTCGCAGAGACGGTTTCTTGCACGTCGCGGATTTAGTCCTCCGAGATATCGACGGCCTTGCGCCATTGCGACCTTACAATTGCGTCACCATGTTCACCTTGGAATATGCCAATCGCCTGAAACTTAACCTTCACTATGACGCCGAATTCGTCAGCGAGAAACAATCCGATGTGTTAATGGACCTGTTCGTCGCTGGGTTGAATCAGGTCGCTGACACAGCGGGCACGCAATTGTGA